One genomic segment of [Pasteurella] aerogenes includes these proteins:
- the secD gene encoding preprotein translocase subunit SecD: MLNRYPLWKNLMVIFVVAIGLLYSLPNIYGEDPAVQVSGTRGQEANTSVLGNVQKLLDENQLATKSVLLENGSILIRFNNTDTQLLAKDKISEALGDGYSVALNLAPATPKWLSDIGGSPMKWGLDLRGGVRFLMEVDMNAALQKRQEQLIDGLKTELRKEKYQYTSIKAGENYASLVTLAKAEQLSAAERYLRQQHPTLDIKEISDNTLSLGVSEAALNEARDHAIEQNLTILRKRVAELGVSEPVIQRQGAERIVVELPGVQDTARAKEILGATATLEFRLVNQNANLDAAARGMVPSDSEVKYDRNGNPVLLYKRTILGGEHITNSTSGVDQNTSMPQVSVTLDSEGGEIMSQTTKMNLSKPMATLYVEYKDSGKKDENGKMILEKHEEVINVATIQGRFGSQFQITGIDSPAEAQNLSMLLRSGALTAPIQIVEERTIGPSLGAQNVEQGLQSGLWGLAIVIVFMLIYYKLFGLFANIALMANMILLVGLMSLLPGATLTMPGIAGIILSVGMSVDANVLIFERIKEEIRNGRSVQQAINEGYNGAFTSIFDANLTTILTAVVLYAVGTGPVKGFAITLSLGVAISMFTAITGTRMLVNWIYGGKRVEKLSI; encoded by the coding sequence ATGTTAAATCGTTACCCTTTATGGAAGAATCTAATGGTGATCTTTGTGGTCGCCATTGGTCTTTTATACTCTCTTCCAAATATTTACGGTGAGGATCCTGCTGTACAAGTTTCAGGAACTCGCGGGCAGGAAGCCAATACCAGCGTATTGGGCAATGTCCAAAAATTGCTCGATGAAAATCAATTAGCAACCAAATCCGTGCTATTAGAAAACGGTTCCATTCTTATTCGCTTCAATAATACCGATACCCAACTTTTAGCCAAAGATAAAATTAGTGAAGCCTTAGGCGATGGCTATTCGGTAGCATTAAACTTAGCGCCCGCCACGCCGAAATGGTTAAGTGATATTGGCGGTAGCCCGATGAAATGGGGCTTGGACTTACGCGGTGGGGTGCGTTTCTTGATGGAAGTGGACATGAATGCCGCGTTACAAAAACGTCAAGAACAACTTATTGATGGCTTAAAAACTGAACTACGTAAAGAAAAATATCAATATACGTCAATTAAAGCGGGCGAGAATTATGCCTCCTTAGTGACGCTAGCAAAAGCCGAACAACTTTCCGCAGCAGAACGCTATTTACGTCAGCAACATCCAACATTGGATATTAAAGAAATTTCTGACAATACCCTTTCTTTAGGCGTCTCCGAAGCGGCACTAAACGAAGCCCGTGATCACGCCATTGAACAAAACTTAACGATTTTACGTAAACGGGTTGCTGAATTAGGCGTTTCTGAACCGGTCATCCAACGCCAAGGTGCGGAACGTATCGTGGTAGAATTACCGGGGGTTCAAGATACTGCGCGAGCAAAAGAAATTTTAGGTGCTACTGCCACCTTAGAATTCCGTTTGGTTAATCAAAATGCCAATTTAGATGCGGCAGCGCGCGGAATGGTTCCGTCGGATTCCGAAGTAAAATACGATCGTAACGGAAATCCAGTACTGTTATATAAACGTACTATTCTTGGTGGTGAACATATTACCAATTCGACTTCCGGTGTCGATCAAAATACCTCAATGCCACAGGTTAGCGTAACCTTAGATTCTGAAGGTGGCGAGATTATGTCGCAAACCACTAAAATGAATTTAAGTAAACCAATGGCAACCTTGTATGTGGAATATAAAGACAGTGGCAAAAAAGATGAAAACGGTAAAATGATTTTGGAAAAACATGAAGAAGTCATTAACGTTGCTACTATCCAAGGTCGTTTCGGCAGCCAATTCCAAATTACTGGTATTGATAGCCCAGCAGAAGCACAAAATCTCTCCATGTTATTACGTTCCGGTGCCTTAACTGCGCCAATTCAAATTGTTGAAGAACGTACTATCGGTCCGTCATTAGGCGCACAAAACGTAGAACAAGGGTTGCAATCCGGACTTTGGGGCTTGGCTATTGTCATCGTATTTATGTTGATCTATTACAAATTGTTCGGGCTATTCGCTAATATCGCCTTAATGGCAAATATGATCTTATTGGTCGGCTTAATGTCGCTGTTACCGGGTGCGACTTTAACCATGCCGGGAATTGCCGGGATTATTCTTTCCGTGGGGATGTCGGTCGATGCTAACGTCTTGATTTTCGAACGGATTAAAGAAGAAATTCGTAACGGTCGTTCTGTACAGCAGGCGATTAATGAAGGGTATAACGGAGCGTTTACCAGTATTTTTGATGCCAACTTGACAACAATTTTAACCGCCGTGGTGTTATATGCGGTTGGTACCGGTCCAGTAAAAGGCTTCGCGATTACGCTATCGTTAGGGGTTGCCATTTCCATGTTCACCGCCATCACCGGTACACGTATGCTGGTGAACTGGATTTACGGTGGTAAACGTGTTGAAAAATTATCCATTTAG
- the tgt gene encoding queuine tRNA-ribosyltransferase — protein MKFKLHKTNGVARRGTMTFSRPQGEFTVETPAFMPVGTYGTVKGMTPEEVRATGAEILLGNTFHLWLRPGQEVMRKHGDLHDFMQWHRPILTDSGGFQVFSLGKLRKITEEGVKFQNPINGERIFLSPEKSMEIQYDLGSDIVMIFDECAPYPSTFDYTKKSMEMSLRWAQRSRQRFDELGNTNALFGIVQGGVFEELRQISLEGLVKIGFDGYAVGGLAVGEPKEDMHRILEYVCPQLPTDKPRYLMGVGKPEDLVEGVRRGIDMFDCVMPTRNARNGHLFVSDGIVKIRNAKYRDDTSPLDPECDCYTCKHYTKSYLYHLDKCGEILGARLNTIHNLRYYQRLMAQIRQAIEDDRFEQFVVDFYAKIGKPVPPLQSETTKS, from the coding sequence CCGGCGTTTATGCCGGTTGGCACCTATGGCACAGTGAAAGGCATGACACCGGAAGAAGTTCGCGCAACAGGTGCAGAAATTTTACTTGGTAATACCTTTCATCTTTGGTTGCGCCCCGGTCAAGAAGTGATGCGTAAACATGGTGATTTACATGATTTTATGCAATGGCACCGTCCGATTTTGACAGATAGTGGCGGTTTTCAGGTGTTCAGTTTAGGGAAATTACGTAAAATTACCGAAGAAGGTGTCAAATTCCAAAATCCAATCAATGGTGAACGTATTTTCCTTTCTCCGGAAAAATCCATGGAAATTCAATATGATTTAGGTTCAGATATTGTGATGATTTTTGATGAATGCGCACCTTATCCATCTACCTTTGATTACACTAAAAAATCCATGGAAATGTCCTTACGTTGGGCGCAACGCAGTCGTCAACGTTTTGATGAATTAGGCAATACAAATGCCCTGTTTGGTATTGTGCAAGGCGGCGTTTTTGAAGAATTGCGCCAAATATCACTGGAAGGATTAGTCAAAATCGGGTTTGACGGTTACGCCGTTGGCGGTTTGGCAGTTGGCGAACCGAAAGAAGATATGCATCGCATTTTGGAATATGTTTGCCCACAATTACCAACAGATAAACCGCGCTATTTGATGGGCGTCGGCAAACCGGAGGATTTAGTGGAAGGTGTACGTCGCGGGATTGATATGTTTGACTGCGTTATGCCAACCCGTAATGCACGTAACGGTCATTTATTCGTCAGTGATGGAATTGTCAAAATTCGTAATGCGAAATACCGTGATGATACGTCGCCATTAGATCCGGAATGCGATTGCTACACCTGTAAACATTATACCAAATCTTATCTCTATCATTTGGATAAGTGCGGTGAAATTTTGGGCGCAAGATTAAATACAATCCATAATTTACGTTATTATCAACGTTTAATGGCACAAATTCGTCAAGCCATTGAAGACGATCGTTTTGAGCAATTTGTTGTGGACTTTTATGCCAAAATCGGCAAACCCGTTCCACCACTACAATCTGAAACAACCAAATCTTAA
- the slt gene encoding putative solube lytic murein transglycosylase, SLT domain protein, with protein sequence MNIKPLLLGITLSLPYALYAADVTTETSPASPMPQTLLNEAETLIKTQQAEITRLQEQLNQTQILAQQRETYSKIQQLLQRSSSEVTLSVSAELLKSLQNYPLLPYAEYHWLSANKAQLDFAAIQAFQQRYPDFPNSNELKKIWLQQQIEQQHWQAIVDHAAQLPTDIASRCSLWLAKQENDKTTQNLTALSSQKSAQTEAAFSADLTQLWLTGDSLPKQCDPLLEQWRLSDGFTPQLMQQRALLAFAKNNRGLLTYLEKQETNAENKKWLSDLNQLLQAPKNLQNAQNQFSITQLNPKNPQHQQILQHIFPAFVKTLKESDIKTDDPFADFADWALRFSLTPSQVAQWKQAVVSQFFDSENPQLQQWRDQSLLELKNDSLSERRIRSAIREKQNFAPWLDLLSSEAKNKDEWRYWQAKLWQQQGKTAQAKQQWQAMQNAPRGFYPMLAAQELGIEYQPQMLNFNATAQQQTLLQKSASTLAKIAELRYHHDQLNTNREWRNLLNSVSNEQKLVFAQYAAEQQWYDLQVEATIQAKAWDYLALRLPNAYQTWFDLWLNKRNIDRTFAMAIARQESAWRADVSSSADARGLMQLLPTTAKLTAQKFRLPYNNEKQLFDPIDNIMLGTTHLQELYEKYGDNRILIAAAYNAGARRVDSWLEKSQGRLSMAEFVASIPFYETRGYVQNVLAYAYYYQILQHKPLQKFTQEENNRLY encoded by the coding sequence ATGAATATTAAGCCACTGCTTCTCGGAATAACACTTTCTCTCCCTTATGCGCTTTATGCAGCTGATGTGACCACGGAAACCTCTCCCGCCTCTCCCATGCCGCAAACCCTGCTCAATGAAGCCGAAACGCTGATCAAAACGCAACAGGCAGAAATCACCCGTTTGCAAGAACAATTAAATCAAACGCAAATCCTAGCGCAGCAGCGCGAAACCTATAGCAAAATCCAGCAACTGTTGCAACGTTCATCCAGTGAAGTGACCTTATCAGTTAGTGCAGAACTGCTAAAATCCTTGCAAAATTATCCCTTATTACCTTATGCCGAATATCACTGGCTAAGCGCCAATAAAGCGCAACTGGATTTCGCCGCTATTCAAGCATTTCAACAACGTTATCCCGATTTTCCTAACAGCAACGAATTAAAAAAAATCTGGCTACAACAACAAATAGAACAACAACATTGGCAAGCAATTGTTGATCATGCGGCACAATTGCCAACGGATATCGCCTCCCGTTGCAGCCTTTGGTTGGCAAAACAGGAAAACGACAAAACAACGCAAAATTTGACCGCACTTTCCTCCCAAAAATCAGCGCAAACAGAAGCAGCGTTCAGCGCAGACTTAACCCAACTTTGGCTCACCGGTGACAGCTTGCCGAAGCAATGTGATCCACTCCTGGAACAATGGCGCTTGAGCGATGGATTCACGCCACAGTTAATGCAACAACGCGCGTTGTTAGCCTTCGCCAAAAATAACCGCGGGCTGCTGACTTATTTGGAAAAACAAGAAACGAATGCAGAAAACAAAAAATGGTTAAGCGATCTAAATCAATTATTGCAAGCACCAAAAAATTTACAAAATGCACAAAATCAATTCAGCATTACGCAATTGAACCCGAAAAATCCGCAGCATCAACAAATTTTGCAACATATTTTTCCGGCATTTGTGAAAACCCTGAAAGAAAGCGACATCAAAACAGACGATCCTTTTGCAGACTTTGCCGATTGGGCATTGCGCTTTTCCCTTACACCAAGCCAAGTTGCACAATGGAAACAAGCGGTGGTTAGCCAATTTTTTGACAGTGAAAATCCGCAATTACAGCAATGGCGCGATCAAAGCCTGCTTGAATTGAAAAATGATAGCTTATCAGAACGCCGAATTCGTAGCGCTATTCGTGAAAAACAAAATTTTGCGCCATGGCTAGATCTACTCTCGAGCGAGGCAAAAAATAAAGATGAATGGCGTTATTGGCAAGCAAAATTATGGCAACAGCAAGGGAAAACAGCCCAAGCCAAACAACAATGGCAAGCCATGCAAAATGCTCCACGCGGATTTTACCCAATGCTTGCAGCACAAGAACTCGGTATTGAATATCAACCGCAAATGTTAAATTTTAACGCTACAGCACAGCAACAAACCCTATTGCAAAAATCAGCATCAACCTTGGCAAAAATCGCCGAATTGCGTTATCACCATGATCAATTAAATACCAATCGAGAATGGCGTAATTTATTAAATTCCGTCAGCAATGAACAAAAATTGGTTTTCGCACAATATGCTGCCGAGCAGCAATGGTATGATTTACAAGTGGAAGCAACTATTCAAGCCAAAGCCTGGGATTATCTGGCATTACGATTACCAAACGCCTATCAAACCTGGTTTGATTTATGGCTAAACAAGCGAAATATTGACCGCACTTTTGCCATGGCGATTGCTCGTCAAGAAAGCGCCTGGCGCGCCGATGTATCCTCTTCCGCCGATGCGCGTGGATTGATGCAATTGCTGCCAACTACCGCTAAACTAACCGCACAAAAATTCCGTTTGCCTTATAATAATGAAAAGCAATTGTTTGATCCGATTGATAATATTATGCTAGGTACCACGCATTTGCAGGAATTATATGAAAAATACGGAGACAACCGCATTTTAATCGCCGCCGCCTACAATGCAGGCGCACGCCGCGTAGATAGCTGGTTGGAGAAATCCCAAGGTCGCTTATCCATGGCGGAATTTGTTGCTTCAATTCCCTTTTATGAAACGCGCGGTTACGTGCAAAATGTATTGGCTTATGCCTATTATTATCAAATTTTGCAGCACAAACCCTTGCAAAAATTTACCCAAGAGGAAAATAATAGATTATACTAG
- a CDS encoding Uncharacterized conserved protein: MQILEPQQFASWEDPVAMLFACHSRVKKFCHQLQILPDYVAKNGCNQAVKNDVRQIIQYFTQAAPLHHDDEEKDFFPSLVNYAPQTQKDIDELERQHVILHQNWANLCVQLQELLCEQRPNVEMSLIQQFVAGYDVHIAIEEPLFELGKKHIPVPELQAMGKIMAARRQA, encoded by the coding sequence ATGCAAATTCTTGAACCGCAACAATTTGCCAGCTGGGAAGATCCCGTTGCTATGCTGTTTGCCTGCCATAGTCGTGTGAAAAAATTTTGTCATCAACTGCAAATTTTGCCGGATTATGTGGCAAAAAACGGTTGCAATCAGGCAGTGAAAAATGACGTGCGACAAATTATTCAGTATTTTACGCAAGCGGCACCGTTACACCATGACGACGAAGAAAAAGATTTCTTTCCCTCGTTGGTAAATTATGCACCGCAAACGCAAAAGGATATTGATGAATTAGAACGCCAGCACGTGATTTTGCACCAAAACTGGGCAAATTTATGCGTGCAGTTACAAGAATTACTCTGTGAACAACGCCCTAATGTGGAGATGAGTCTGATTCAACAATTCGTCGCCGGTTATGATGTGCATATTGCGATCGAAGAACCGCTTTTTGAGTTAGGCAAAAAACACATTCCAGTGCCAGAATTGCAAGCGATGGGAAAAATCATGGCCGCGCGGCGTCAAGCCTGA
- a CDS encoding Uncharacterized conserved protein, translating to MAIYSLDLSGFTCPLPLLSAKKALASLRKGDRLCLQLNQYSAIEDFRLLCQTENYRLLSLQESGEQRTVVIEK from the coding sequence ATGGCAATATATTCATTAGATTTGAGCGGATTTACTTGCCCTTTACCACTGCTAAGTGCGAAAAAAGCCTTGGCAAGTTTGCGCAAAGGCGATCGCTTGTGTTTACAGCTTAATCAATACAGCGCAATTGAGGATTTTCGTTTATTGTGCCAAACCGAAAACTACCGTTTGCTTTCCCTACAAGAAAGTGGAGAACAACGAACGGTGGTGATTGAAAAATAA
- the trpR gene encoding Trp operon repressor encodes MYISRNMDQWNAFISMLRTAFEQEKEQELLTLLLTADERDAVGLRLQIVAQLLDKNLSQREIQQNLNTSAATITRGSNMIKTMPPEFMGWIKEQLDEQSKNQ; translated from the coding sequence ATGTATATTAGTCGCAATATGGATCAATGGAATGCTTTTATTTCAATGTTACGCACCGCATTTGAACAAGAAAAAGAGCAAGAATTGCTCACATTATTATTAACGGCGGATGAACGTGATGCAGTTGGATTGCGCTTGCAAATTGTGGCGCAACTATTGGATAAAAACCTCTCACAACGAGAAATTCAACAAAATTTAAATACTAGCGCAGCGACCATCACCAGAGGCTCCAATATGATCAAAACTATGCCGCCGGAATTTATGGGCTGGATTAAAGAGCAACTCGATGAGCAAAGTAAAAATCAGTAA
- the secF gene encoding preprotein translocase subunit SecF — protein MSALNTNKKVHEFQGVKLPFKLIEFMKFRKWGYLFSIVVITACFFFIFTKGFNWGLDFTGGTIIDTHFSQPADLDKVRSTLKENGIESALVQTTGGVRDVMIRVPATASDAQIGNHIQTMLSKLDNDIQIRSVEFVGPNVGEELTQGAIYATLATLLMLLVYVGFRFEWRLGTGGILALAHDVIVTLGVFSYLQIEMDLTFVAAILSVVGYSLNDSIVVFDRVRENFRKIRRIGTMDVIDISLTQTLSRTLMTSITTLFVVIALYFFGGPSIHSFSLALLIGIGFGTYSSIFVAIALAFDLGLKREHMIIQKVNKDDIEEMP, from the coding sequence GTGAGTGCATTAAATACAAACAAAAAAGTTCACGAGTTCCAAGGCGTTAAATTACCGTTTAAACTCATTGAATTTATGAAGTTCCGCAAATGGGGTTACTTATTTTCCATCGTTGTGATTACGGCATGTTTCTTTTTTATCTTTACCAAAGGCTTTAACTGGGGGCTAGATTTTACCGGCGGTACCATTATTGATACCCATTTCTCCCAACCGGCAGATTTGGATAAAGTCCGTTCAACCCTAAAAGAAAACGGGATTGAAAGTGCCTTAGTACAAACTACTGGCGGCGTGCGTGATGTGATGATTCGCGTGCCAGCAACTGCCAGTGATGCGCAAATTGGTAATCATATTCAGACCATGCTTAGTAAATTGGATAATGATATTCAAATTCGCAGTGTGGAATTCGTGGGGCCAAATGTTGGTGAAGAATTAACACAAGGCGCAATTTATGCCACGTTAGCCACGTTATTGATGTTATTGGTATATGTTGGATTTCGTTTCGAATGGCGTTTGGGAACCGGCGGTATTTTAGCGCTTGCCCACGACGTAATCGTTACCTTAGGGGTTTTCTCCTATTTGCAAATCGAAATGGATTTGACCTTTGTAGCAGCAATTTTGTCCGTGGTCGGTTATTCTTTAAACGACAGTATCGTGGTGTTTGACCGTGTGCGTGAAAACTTCCGCAAAATCCGTCGTATTGGTACGATGGACGTAATTGATATTTCGCTGACACAAACCTTATCAAGAACATTAATGACCTCGATTACCACTTTATTCGTGGTTATCGCGTTATACTTCTTCGGCGGACCAAGTATTCACAGCTTTTCACTTGCCCTCTTGATCGGGATTGGATTTGGGACATATTCTTCTATTTTTGTCGCCATCGCCTTGGCATTTGATCTTGGCTTAAAACGTGAACACATGATTATCCAAAAAGTTAACAAAGATGACATTGAAGAAATGCCTTAA
- the mtnN gene encoding 5'-methylthioadenosine/S-adenosylhomocysteine nucleosidase, with the protein MKIGIVGAMAQEVEMLSQLMTEKTEVKLANFTLYEGKIAGKSVALVQSGIGKVAAAIGTTALLQMAKPDVVINTGSAGGVAAGLSVGDVVISTETRYHDADVTAFGYEKGQLPACPPAFISDEKLTALVAKVAAEQGQSVKFGLICSGDSFINSTDKLAQIKQDFPQVIAVEMEAAAIAQVCHSFAVPFVVVRAISDAGDGAATMSFEEFLPLAAKKSSEMILALLPLLD; encoded by the coding sequence ATGAAAATTGGTATTGTTGGTGCGATGGCACAAGAAGTGGAAATGTTGTCGCAATTGATGACAGAAAAAACAGAAGTAAAATTAGCCAATTTTACTCTTTATGAAGGTAAAATAGCGGGAAAATCCGTGGCGTTAGTGCAATCGGGTATCGGAAAAGTGGCAGCGGCAATTGGAACAACCGCATTATTGCAGATGGCGAAGCCGGATGTGGTAATCAATACGGGATCTGCCGGCGGCGTGGCGGCGGGATTGTCCGTGGGAGATGTGGTGATTTCTACAGAAACACGTTACCATGATGCAGATGTCACCGCGTTTGGTTATGAAAAAGGGCAGTTACCGGCTTGTCCGCCGGCATTTATTTCTGATGAAAAATTGACCGCACTTGTCGCTAAAGTAGCAGCGGAGCAAGGACAATCGGTGAAATTCGGCCTGATTTGTTCCGGCGACAGTTTTATCAATAGTACGGATAAATTGGCACAGATTAAACAAGATTTTCCGCAAGTGATTGCAGTTGAAATGGAAGCAGCGGCGATTGCGCAAGTGTGTCACAGTTTTGCAGTGCCTTTTGTGGTGGTACGCGCTATTTCTGATGCCGGTGACGGTGCGGCAACCATGTCGTTTGAAGAATTTTTACCGTTAGCGGCAAAAAAATCCTCGGAAATGATTTTAGCGTTATTACCGCTATTAGATTGA
- the yajC gene encoding membrane protein: MEAQQSSPMSMLFIFVIFGLIFYFMIYRPQAKRNKAHKQLMSELAKGTEVLTSGGIIGKISKIGSESDYVVLALNDTTEITIKRDFIVAVLPKGSLKSL; the protein is encoded by the coding sequence ATGGAAGCTCAACAAAGTAGCCCTATGTCGATGTTGTTTATTTTCGTCATTTTTGGTTTGATTTTCTACTTTATGATTTATCGCCCGCAAGCGAAACGCAATAAAGCACATAAACAATTAATGTCTGAATTAGCGAAAGGTACTGAAGTGTTAACTTCCGGTGGTATTATCGGTAAAATCAGCAAAATTGGTAGCGAAAGCGACTATGTTGTACTTGCCTTAAATGATACCACTGAAATTACTATCAAACGTGATTTTATTGTGGCGGTTTTACCAAAAGGCTCATTAAAATCTCTATAA
- the ydfG gene encoding putative NADP-dependent dehydrogenase, producing the protein MSILVTGASSGFGKATCIALVKAGYRVIGAARRTDKLMQLQQQLGENFYPLAMDISVPSQIDQALSQLPENWQQIDLLVNNAGLALGLEPAHKAKFADWKTMIDTNILGLTYLTHKLLPAMVERNQGHIINLGSIAGTYPYPGGNVYGATKAYVEQFSLNLRADLAGTKVRVTNVEPGLCGGTEFSNVRFKGDDQKAATVYQGVEYIQPEDIANTILWIYQQPAHVNINRIEIMPVAQSFSPLQVAREK; encoded by the coding sequence ATGAGTATTTTAGTAACGGGTGCATCTTCCGGTTTTGGCAAAGCCACTTGCATTGCCTTGGTTAAAGCAGGGTATCGCGTGATTGGCGCCGCCCGCCGCACAGATAAATTGATGCAATTGCAACAACAATTAGGTGAAAATTTTTATCCGTTAGCCATGGATATTTCCGTGCCAAGCCAGATTGATCAAGCGCTTTCTCAATTGCCAGAAAATTGGCAACAAATTGATTTATTGGTCAATAATGCCGGATTGGCACTTGGCTTGGAACCAGCCCACAAAGCTAAATTTGCTGATTGGAAAACCATGATCGACACCAATATTCTCGGGCTGACGTATTTGACGCACAAACTACTGCCGGCAATGGTGGAGCGTAATCAAGGGCATATTATCAATCTCGGCTCTATCGCCGGAACCTATCCTTACCCGGGCGGCAATGTTTATGGCGCCACCAAAGCTTACGTGGAACAATTCAGCCTGAATTTGCGCGCCGATTTAGCTGGCACGAAAGTGCGTGTCACCAACGTCGAACCGGGATTATGTGGCGGTACGGAATTTTCTAACGTACGTTTCAAAGGTGATGACCAAAAAGCAGCAACCGTGTATCAAGGCGTAGAATATATTCAGCCGGAAGATATTGCCAATACCATTTTATGGATTTATCAACAACCGGCGCACGTCAATATCAACCGTATTGAAATTATGCCCGTCGCGCAAAGTTTCTCTCCGTTACAAGTCGCACGCGAGAAATAA
- the mtgA gene encoding monofunctional biosynthetic peptidoglycan transglycosylase, translated as MSKVKISKIISLIKKRGWVWLGRIILFFIGATLFFRFVPLPFSAYMAQQKIGHLLQGDFTYDVNYQWVSLDNISWTMQLAAIAAEDQHFPSHYGFDWEAIKSALKYNQKSKKVRGGSTISQQTAKNLYLWHGQSWLRKGLEVPMTLNLELLWSKKRILEVYLNIAEFGNGIFGVEAASRHFFQKSAKNLSREEAALLASVLPNPLIFKVNKPSAYVKKKQRWILRQMNSLGKNYLQQL; from the coding sequence ATGAGCAAAGTAAAAATCAGTAAAATCATTTCGTTGATCAAAAAACGCGGTTGGGTTTGGCTAGGACGGATTATTTTATTTTTTATCGGCGCCACCCTTTTTTTTCGCTTTGTTCCGCTGCCCTTTTCCGCTTATATGGCGCAACAAAAAATTGGGCATTTACTACAAGGCGATTTTACCTATGATGTTAATTATCAATGGGTAAGCTTAGATAATATCTCGTGGACAATGCAACTTGCCGCTATTGCTGCCGAAGATCAACATTTTCCAAGCCATTACGGATTTGATTGGGAAGCCATTAAAAGCGCCTTAAAATACAATCAAAAAAGCAAAAAGGTACGCGGTGGTTCCACTATTTCCCAGCAAACTGCTAAAAATCTGTATTTATGGCATGGACAAAGTTGGTTGCGTAAAGGATTAGAAGTACCGATGACCTTAAATTTGGAATTATTATGGTCGAAAAAGCGTATCTTAGAGGTGTATTTAAATATTGCTGAATTTGGCAATGGAATTTTTGGCGTAGAAGCAGCCAGCCGGCATTTTTTCCAAAAATCAGCTAAAAATCTCTCACGGGAAGAAGCCGCATTATTAGCGTCAGTTTTACCTAACCCACTGATTTTTAAAGTGAATAAACCTAGCGCTTATGTCAAGAAAAAACAGCGTTGGATTTTGCGCCAAATGAATTCATTAGGCAAAAATTATTTGCAACAATTATGA
- the dsbA_1 gene encoding thioredoxin fold protein: MWKRCFLICLLACSPLALADTSGETKNPAQLPAKIGGFEDGKDYFSYPEQQRIPYRSDKKILIQFFFDYDCRVCSAALDTLTLYSQINADKVVLNEIPVATDKSQLSATIFFTLNTMQAEHVSESLLFETSEKQRYMKLMDFNQLVHWISSQHLNIDQFIQLFHSDSVKNQVSHAVELTEEYGVFTFPYVIIDGRYVLTASTLYSDDYSFAVLDFLLNKLQQEKK; encoded by the coding sequence ATGTGGAAACGTTGCTTTTTAATATGCTTGTTGGCTTGTTCTCCGTTGGCGTTGGCTGATACCTCCGGCGAAACCAAAAATCCAGCACAATTACCGGCAAAAATCGGCGGTTTTGAGGATGGAAAAGACTATTTTTCCTATCCGGAGCAGCAACGCATTCCCTATCGTTCGGATAAGAAAATTCTTATTCAATTTTTCTTTGATTATGATTGTCGCGTATGTTCAGCTGCGCTGGATACCTTAACGCTATACAGCCAAATTAATGCAGATAAAGTGGTGTTAAACGAAATTCCGGTGGCAACAGATAAGAGCCAATTGAGTGCGACCATCTTTTTTACGCTGAATACGATGCAGGCGGAACATGTTTCGGAAAGTTTGTTATTTGAAACATCCGAAAAACAGCGCTATATGAAGTTGATGGATTTCAATCAATTGGTGCATTGGATAAGCAGCCAGCATTTAAATATAGATCAATTTATCCAATTATTTCATTCTGATAGTGTGAAAAATCAAGTTAGCCATGCAGTTGAATTAACCGAAGAATATGGGGTTTTCACCTTTCCTTATGTGATTATTGACGGGCGTTATGTGCTGACTGCGAGTACATTATACAGTGATGATTATAGCTTTGCGGTGCTGGATTTTTTATTAAATAAACTACAACAAGAGAAAAAATAA